In Mytilus edulis chromosome 4, xbMytEdul2.2, whole genome shotgun sequence, the following proteins share a genomic window:
- the LOC139520914 gene encoding uncharacterized protein — MASSKSIWKGQIPINCQLCETEKVIYWKCIQCSLLMCNNCCDKIHPKFRNAKEHKIINIKDLGAHQEELDFTNINCEAHSRQSSCLFCRACDILVCPTCVSKVHKKHDLIEIWEAYQLKMEKLKEGQSEIQKDKKNIVMKKDFLDKLVVAENSKHSQVREDILTHGKALHKAVNQHIEKLVTDLDRTKKNILQSIEQDLDTINSSINEVDYKNGEIEDFRNTSDTTKFFQEMKRIEKSMEAQTPITKVGYLSVPIFNPGEITQFNVGVLQNDEIQSTELGVAIVINKRYQTNLSCVNYICSDPDTTLWIGSCTDKVLQKVKPAGNKINIISSRSANVIGMDVTQSNNLLISTEESRLKQISNTGTLTDTVYNVSPFRSSGVHITSDNKVLVGGVYYDRKVVILMNQNGDRERVYEHDQHKQPIFTLPWRITSTSNGNIHVVDIVKGDICKVVVLGEGGDIINIYTGDTEINKDIPFYPTDIVTTPRDNVIAADWGTSTLHILNNAGLLMTCNKTSHINIISPWSLALTPTGQLYIGCLSSEGNTTKNAKIYDVTISGC, encoded by the coding sequence ATGGCTTCTTCTAAATCTATCTGGAAAGGACAGATTCCAATCAACTGTCAGCTTTGTGAAACTGAGAAAGTTATTTACTGGAAATGTATCCAATGCAGTCTACTGATGTGCAATAACTGCTGTGATAAAATACATCCAAAGTTTAGAAATGCCAAAGAACATAAAATCATCAATATAAAGGACCTGGGAGCTCACCAAGAAGAACTAGATTTTACCAACATAAATTGTGAGGCTCATTCCAGACAATCTAGCTGTCTTTTTTGCAGAGCTTGTGACATTCTAGTTTGCCCAACATGTGTGTCCAAAGTTCATAAGAAACATGACTTGATAGAAATTTGGGAAGCTTATCagttaaaaatggaaaaattgaagGAAGGTCAAAGTGAAATACAAAAGGATAAAAAGAACATTGTtatgaaaaaagattttttagATAAACTTGTAGTTgctgaaaattcaaaacattcACAAGTGAGGGAAGATATTCTTACCCATGGGAAAGCTTTACACAAAGCAGTTAACCAGCACATTGAAAAGTTGGTAACTGACTTGGATCGGACAAAGAAAAATATTCTACAATCCATTGAACAGGACCTCGATACCATCAACAGCTCCATAAATGAAGTAGACTACAAAAATGGTGAAATAGAAGATTTCAGAAACACTAGCGATACTACAAAGTTCTTTCAAGAAATGAAAAGGATTGAAAAATCCATGGAAGCACAAACTCCAATTACTAAAGTAGGATACCTTTCTGTTCCAATATTTAACCCAGGGGAGATCACTCAGTTCAATGTTGGAGTTTTACAAAATGATGAGATCCAATCGACTGAATTAGGTGTTGCCATAGTAATAAATAAAAGATACCAAACTAACCTCTCATGTGTAAACTATATATGTTCTGATCCTGATACAACATTATGGATAGGGAGCTGCACAGATAAAGTATTACAGAAAGTAAAGCCAGcaggaaataaaataaacattatatcCAGTAGAAGTGCTAATGTTATTGGTATGGATGTTACTCAATCAAATAATCTACTTATATCTACAGAGGAATCAAGACTCAAACAGATCAGTAATACAGGTACACTAACAGACACAGTATATAATGTGTCACCATTCCGTTCTTCAGGGGTCCATATCACTAGTGACAATAAAGTTCTAGTAGGAGGTGTTTATTATGACAGAAAAGTTGTTATACTAATGAATCAGAATGGAGACCGTGAGAGAGTGTATGAACATGATCAACATAAACAACCTATATTCACCCTTCCCTGGAGAATAACCAGTACTAGCAATGGGAATATACATGTTGTGGATATAGTAAAGGGTGACATATGTAAAGTGGTAGTGTTAGGGGAGGGTGGTGATATAATCAATATCTATACAGGAGATACAGAGATCAACAAGGACATACCATTCTATCCAACAGACATAGTGACAACACCTAGAGACAATGTTATTGCAGCTGATTGGGGTACTAGTACACTTCATATCCTAAACAATGCTGGCCTGCTGATGACATGTAATAAAACTAGTCACATAAACATAATCTCCCCATGGTCTCTTGCATTAACTCCAACAGGTCAACTCTACATAGGATGTTTAAGTTCAGAAGGCAACACAACCAAGAACGCCAAGATATATGATGTGACAATATCAGGATGTTAA